The stretch of DNA ccacaGGTGGCCATGCTGACTGTCACGGAGCGGgcagtgccccccaccccagcggCCCCTGAGgaccctgccctgctctggggctCCCCGGCTGCCCAGGGCAGCCCTGGAGATGGAGGCTTCCGGGGTGAGTGGGTTGGACCAGAGCGTGCTCCCGTGGGAGATTCGGGACCCCGCCCTGCCGCTGACTCCCAGCTCCACCCCCTAGTGGGCCTCAGTCTCTCAGCAgggtggagctgggggtgggcacTCTGGATGCTTCTCCGTCCCCAGCCCAGTGGGgacactgagccctgcctcccccccaccccagggctgccAGGAGCCAGAGAGAGTGTGAGGGCCCCGCTGCTCCCTCAAGATGGTAGGTGctggctggggggctggggccaggctgggggccgGGAGCAAGTCTGGAGCTGCTGACCTAGTGCACTTTGCCCCCCAGACCGAGTCGGTGCTCGGGGGCTGCCTGGGCCCGCTGGCCCGAAGGGAGACACCGGCAGCCGGGGCCCAGCGGGGATAAGAGGCCCCCCAGGTGAGTACCCACGACACTGACCCCCACCTCGCTTCCTTGGCCATCCCCCCATGGGGGGACCCAGGCTTGggccttccttccctgcccccactaACACGGCCCAGGTGGCCGGGGCCCTGCGCCCACTTGCTTCTCCACGCCCCACCCCTCCGGCGCCCACTCACGCCTAGCCTCCCTGAAACCCTTTCTTGGGTTACTCAGCCCGTGTTCCCCGGGCATCTGCATCAGCCGGCTCCGAGCTGGGCGCTAGGTGGGCTCAGACatgtccctgccctcctggagctcccAGACCAGTAGGCATAGGGGCTCAGCAGGGGGGAAACGGCAGTGCACGCTGCAGGTGACCAGGGCCCCTGTGGGGCCTGTGGAGGGTACGGCAGCCCCCCGGAAGGAGGCTCAGCTGAGTGGGTGGAGGACAGGGGTGCTGTGCTCACCCCTCACAGATGGCCATGGAGGACAGGCCCACTGCCCTGGCTGCCTTGTCCTGCCTCCTCGAGGCCAccctgggcctccctgcctcctgcacaCCCCCAACCACTGTGATTCCATTGCAGGTCCGCAGGGTCCCCCAGGGAGCCCTGGCCAGGCTGGAGCAGTGGGCAGCCCTGGAGAGAGGGGACCTTCAGGCCCACCAGGGCCTCCTGGGCCCCCTGGGCCCCCAGCTCCCACTGGGCCAACTCATGCCCGGATCTCCCAGCATGGTGAGTCCCCCGGGGTCCTGGCAGGTCGAGGTCGGTGTGGGGTGAGAGTGGGGTAGCCGTCACTGCAGTGCCCGCTGCCATCTGCTGGCACCTTCTGTGTGGCGGGCTCGCTCACGGTAGGCCACATATCACCCAGTCCTACAAACGGGTACTGTTGTCCTCCTGTGTTCACAGATAAGGAACACAGTGCCAGAGAGGGGAGGTCACCTGCCAGGGTCCCACCGCCAGGGCATGGTGGAATGGCCTCAAATCCAGGCAGCCTCCAGGGCCTGTGCTCAGAGCCACCTGGCACCCGGCCCTCCTCACGCCTTGGAGCTGGCCAGAGTCCAGCCCTCGGCAGCGGGAATGTCAAGGCCCAGCAGCAGGCAGAGAGCCCCAAGCTCCCAAGGCTGCAGGCCTGGCCCTGTGCTCAGAGGGGCCCCGAATCCTCCTCCCAGCGGGGCCTTGACCTGTGTCCTTGTCCTCCTCCCTTTGGCAGCCCAGCCTGACCTGCACGTGGGGCAGAGTGTGGAGCCAGGTTCAACCTCATCTCCATCGTGTCATTGGTGCATGGCCCGCACCATGTCACTCATTCCTCCTCCCACCGTCCGTTCTATCCGCTATTCATTctccctctccaagcctcagttccCATCTGTCCGGTGGGGACAGTGACAGTGCCAGCCTCCCAGAACTCTGTGATGACACTCAGAGAAGCCTGCCTCTCTGTAGATGGTCAGCAAATGGTAGCTTTTATCATTCCCATTTGACAGTCACGACAGTACAGGCTCAGCAAAGTGGAGAGTCCTGCCGTGTGTCACCAGCTAGACTGCACTGGGGCTAGAACCCCAGTTTCCCTGCCTCCTGGTCTTGCGTGGCCAATGCTGGCCCCACTTCCCACCCTGGGAGCAGGTGCCCAGTGGCCCCAGCCATGCTGCAGGCTGCCCTGCAGGGCAGTCAGAGCTGTCTTGGTGGAGGTGGCCGCTGAAGACTGACCACCCACTCCGCCCAGCTCTGCTCACTCACTGTCTCTCCTCTCCCAGGGGACCCCTTACTGTCCAACACCTTCACTGAGACCAGCAGCCACTGGCCCCAGGGACCCACTGGGCCCCCAGGCCCCCCAGGCCCTGTGGGTAAGTTGAGTCCAGGCCTGGGGTAGGGGGTGGAGTTAGTAGATGGCAGAGGGAGGGCCGTGGCTGTCAGGAGGAAGCTGATGGGGGACTTCCTGGCATTATACTCTGTCCTGGCCCTGAGGACGTCCTGTCTTCTTCCAGGTCCCCCTGGACCTCCTGGCCCCACAGGTGTCCCTGGGAGTCCTGGACACATGGTGAGTTGTTCTCTAAGTGCTCCCACCCCTATGTCCCTGAATCCATTTATCcatcctttcatttattcattcattcattcaattagtatttattgatcatttaatATGCAAACTACTTTCTGTAATCTTCTCATTCAATCCATGTAACAAGAAGCAAGTATTACTTGTTACCACCTAAGGCCAGAAAAGTAAATTCTCGCCCTAGGGGTGTGGCCAGCACATGGCAGCATTTATGTGTTGGAGCGGGACTGTCTGACTCCAGACTCAGTCCTCTTAACACTGAGCTGCATGAGCTGCCCACTGTGGTCCAGGCCTTGGGTAGAGAacccctccccagcacccctgccCCCCAATCCCCTGCCCACTTcatcccacccgcccaacacaaGGCTGAAGCCCTGTCTTGTTCCACAGGGACCTCCAGGCCCCGTCGGACCCAAAGGACTCTCTGGCCACCCAGGAGAGAAGGGCGACAGAGTGAGTAGCCAGGCAGCCCTGCATCGGGCATTCTGGGGAGTCCTGGGGACCCCGGGTCAGAGCCCCCAATAGCTGACGccactcctctcctcccttctacGCAGGGACTGCGCGGGGAACCCGGCCCCCAAGGCGCTGCGGGGCAGCGGGTAAGTGATGCTGTCCCTGCAGCCACCCCTGCAGGGTCCCCCAGGCCCAGACTCCCCTCCCGCTCGGGCTCCAGCCTCTGTGACCAGAGCCCCTAACCCTCCCTGTTGGGTCCAGGGTGACTCCATCTACTCTCAGCAGCTCCCTGTCTCTGGGACCCATCATTCTCTTAGGATCTCCCgctgtgtgtctgtctcttggactctatttctctctctctctccatctctccaccTCTGACTGCAGATTGTTCTACTTCTCCCTTTAATTTGgtccatttttgctttatatattttgttttcgtttttgagacagagtctcactttgttgcccaggctagagtgagtgccgtggcatcagcctagctcacagcaacctcaaactcctgggctcaagcgttcctcctgcctcagcctcccgaatagctgggactacaggcatgcaccaccatgcccggctaattttttttctatatatttttagttggccaattaatttctttctatttttagtagagacggggtctcacacttgctcaggctggtttcaaactcctgacctgtagcaatccacctgccttggcctcccagagtgctaggattacaggcctgagccaccgcgcctggcctgctttatatattttgaatctttgttattaggtgcatacacatttaggattttaATATCTCCTTGGTTATTTTACTTAGGAAATTAATATCtttttgcttgagcccaggatttcgaggttgcagtgagctatgatcactgcactctagcctggctgacagagcgaggccctgtctctaaaaaaaaaaaaaaatagaaaaaaatgaaattaataccTTAATATCTTTACCTCTGATAATACtcgtctttatttttttattctttattttttacatagcaCCCGCCCTCCAATACTTGTCTTTAATTCTAACTTTGCTATTAACGTTGCCACACCAGGTTTCTTACACGTGGCATTTGCATGGCATGTCTTTTTCAATCCTTTTTCTTTCAacctgtgtctttatatttaaagcacATCATCACTTATAAGCAACATATAACTTAGTCTTGCTTTTCTTAAACAGTTTAGTTAATTTACATTTGATGATATATACAATTATTGaaatggttccatttatatgaaaccatTTATGTCCATATATGGTCCATATATGGTTCCAACTTATGTCAACCGTCTTGCTATTTCtgttctatttacttttttatattaagatttctcttcttgccttcttttgCATATTCTTtgtgattccattttatctccactGATAACTTTTTAGCTatgcatttttgtattttttatggtTAGTCTAAGGATAACAATATTTATCCTTGACTGATCAGTTTACTTGAATTAATATCACACcacttggccgggcacggtggctcacgcctgtaatcctagcactttgggaggccgaggtggattgttcaaggacgagttcgaagccagcctaagcaagagtgagaccctgtctctactaaaaaaaatagaaaaaaattaattgtagcTAAGTAGGattgcaaaaataaagaaagaaaaagaaaataaagtataaagaaaaagtaaaagaaaaaaagaaattaattggccaactaaaaacatattaaaaaaattagctgggtgtgatggcacgtacctatagtcccagctgcttgggaggctcatgcagtaggattgcttgagcccaggagttggaggttgctgtgagctaggctgatgccatggcactctagcccgggcaacagagttgagactgtgactcaaaaaaaaaaaaaaaaaaagaattacaccACTTTATGTACGTGTAGAAACATTACACATGGGTAATTCTATTTTTCACCCTCTTCGTTTCTCATGCCATTGTTGTCCTATATTGTACTTCTACGTTGGTTATAAACCCCACAAtacattattatcattgtttCAAACAGTAGACTTTTAAAGAAgttaagaatacagaaaaaatggtcttttatatttactgatGTATTTACCATTTCTAATACTCTATACCTTCCAATACATCCAGATTTCTgtctcatatttttttccttcagcttaAACAACTTCCTTTAGCTTATCTTATAATATATGTCTCCTGACAACAGTTTAtctaaaattgtctttattttaccttcatttttaaaagatatttttgctggatataaagtTGGCAGTTTTCTCCACTTTTAACacgttttttttgttgttgttgttttttttaaacagagcctcactctgttgcctgggtagagtgaaatggtgtaatcatagctcactgcaacctaaaactcctgggctcaagggatctcagcctcctgagtagctgggactacaggcgagcaccaccacgcccaaataatttttctctatttttattagttctgggctaatttttctgtttttagtagagatggggtcttgagtcaggagtttgagatcagcctgagcaagagcgagacccccatctgtacaaaatataaaaaaattagcctggtgtggtggtgcatgcctgtggtcccagctactcaggaggctgagacaggaggatcgctggagcccaggggttggaggctgtagtgagctatgacgacaccactgcactctagcccaggcaacagagtaaaaccctgtctcaaaaaaacaaaacaaaacaaaacaacaccaaaatacactttagaatcagtttgttgatatcaAAAAATAACTTGATGTGATTTTGActagtattgcattgaatctatagatcaacttGGGAAGAagtgacatcttgacaatatcaAGTCTATCTAtctatgaacatggaatatctctccatttatgtagttcttctttgatatctttcatctgagttttgtagttttcttcacGTAGATCTTGTACGTATTTTGTTAGCATTAtacttaagtatttcattttgggggggtGATAATTAAATGGTAATGTGTCTTTAATTTCAAATtgcacttgttcattgctggcatatgggaaagtgattgacttttgtatattatcCTTGTATCCTGCAAGTTTTGATATTattgcttattagttccaggaatttttttatcagttcttttggattttctacgtaggcaatcatgtcatctgcaaacagttttattttttccttcgtAATCCATAtacattatatt from Microcebus murinus isolate Inina chromosome 22, M.murinus_Inina_mat1.0, whole genome shotgun sequence encodes:
- the EMID1 gene encoding EMI domain-containing protein 1 isoform X5, with product MGGPRAWALLCLGLLLPGGGAAWSVAGAPFSGRRNWCSYVVTRTVSCHVQNGTYLQRVLQNCPWPMSCPGSSYRTVVRPTYKVMYKTVTAREWRCCPGHSGVSCEEVAGSAGFVEPGWPGNTMRRMALRPTAFSGCLNCSKVSELSERLKVLEAKVAMLTVTERAVPPTPAAPEDPALLWGSPAAQGSPGDGGFRGLPGARESVRAPLLPQDDRVGARGLPGPAGPKGDTGSRGPAGIRGPPGPQGPPGSPGQAGAVGSPGERGPSGPPGPPGPPGPPAPTGPTHARISQHGDPLLSNTFTETSSHWPQGPTGPPGPPGPVGPPGPPGPTGVPGSPGHMGPPGPVGPKGLSGHPGEKGDRGLRGEPGPQGAAGQRGEPGPKGDPGEKSHWGEGLHQLREALKILAERVLILETMIGLYGS